Genomic DNA from Oryza sativa Japonica Group chromosome 5, ASM3414082v1:
gattaaagtaatcaatgcaaacaggccataacaaaggaataggttcacaccacccagtgacattcgaaaataaatgcacagttgaaataaatagagaatttaaatataggatcaacatgctcaaaggattgtgtttaggatctgtgtgacttgccttgcaataatcggtcttcaattaatcttcttgaatacttccggcgcactcgcgaaccttcgcaacgacggaaacgacaagctatcacgcaaaacgaggaaaaagactaataaaaaccaaataaacaatacataaaaagtaaacaaacatgtagatcatatttttagatgaattatgagacttgaacggcctcattctgacttcaaatgaatttattataaattttacaagattaaatctaattaaagcccatttaaaaagaattaaataaatttaattcaatttatggacaattttaatatgtagatctttattttatacaacttttgcaacttgaaccacattaaactgagttaagatgaattagttatgaatttttaaagattaaatcggattaaaacctttatatagattttaattgaattatgacgcaataatgaattatttttgaaaaggaaaagaaggattattgcgtcagcggctagggtttcggtggaccgggcgcacgggcgacggttcacgggaacagacggccgagatcaaccctatccaaaacggacggctgagatcgatcggtccacgaccggctcacggaaGAAGGGACGATGAcgccagcgatgacgtcactgacagcggcggcggctcggcggagcggacagctcgggcggcgcacgctcgccggcgaacggcggcacttcggcacaaacggagggcaccagcacgtagaggacgacgcggcgaactcaccggtgaccaaaacggcggcggaagaccaacggacggcggcggcgacgaggaggaagcggcgaagctcttcgggtcgacgacggcgacggcgctccgacggtcttcggcggcggcgaaacggtggacggggacggcgatgacttggcgaacccgatggtggcgacggcgaccgacgacggcgactgcaacggcggcgcggcgcggctgaaccgacggcaacgacggcggcgactagggctacgcggaggcggcgctagacgcgacggcaggctaaggcaaaggaggcgacgggtagaggggaggcggcggcaaaggcccacggcggccggcgacgagaaggaaagctcgcggcttgaaggaaagaggccgatccgaatcgaactctattccacgaacttccaaaacgatttagccgatgtttccaaaggagaaaaggtagaggagatcccggagattgtttcccctcaatcaattcggccggagaaggaaaggagcggccggatttggaaggaaacggcgacggcggcgcgctagggtttcgggcggcagcagcggctcgaggaagacgaacctgacaagtggggcccacctgtcagcggctgagagagagaggagagcggcggctcggcggactgggccggctgggccgagggaaagagagagagaggttttgggccgactttcggcccaaagccaaaagaagactttttaaaacctttttcaattaaattatttcttaaatgcaattccatttattaaaaatacttccttagctcaaataaatcccagaaaaatctaggaattatagaattaagcaaagtatttaatgaaattttatctggcccctttttatattgagatttagcaaattaaaattagatcttctcttttaggcttttaaaatcatttctaataattccttttaaacaacaatttataagttaaggatttttaaacaagaaaagctcttaacaattatacttagatcattaatgatcaaataattactaaactgttctttgtattatttaagaattgagctctgaaaaaatccgagaaaatttcagagagttgacttaaccatggagaatttaacaaaaattaaatccatccatgctttagatttaagaaatttcatttcccacattttacttcacttgaaaattaaagatcatttaatataaattctattaataatttattaaataatttataaatcctgaaacgaaaatcaggatgtgacaacaGAACATCAACATTGTCAGGAAGATCATCGAAATTCATATTCTCACGCTTTTATGATCACTGAAAATCATATTTTCACGCTTTTATGATCACTGAAAATCATATTTTCATTGCATGACCCTTAAAAAAGTATTCAACCCACTCGTCATCTCGAAGGCCTCATAGTAATTTAGCATTAATACATGAATTAAAAGAGTTGTTATCTAAGAAAGGTTAAGATTTTCTTTACCTGTAGTAGCGTTCAGAACAAAGAAACATGCCATAGGGATAGGCTCTGGCGGTGGCCGGGCGACCGGGAGACGCTGACCGATCCTCAACCTCTGAATTGGCTATGGATGGAGTCCTTCTCCAATCTGCTATGGAAGTCTGCAGGGGCTACGCCTGCTATCCGGTTGAGCCGGGAGGAATCAGGATCTGATACGAGATTGAACTCTGCCCTTGGGTTCTTCGTGTTCTTTCTGAGAACTATATGCAACTCTTGGAAAGATATACATGGGCCTGAAGGATTTAGCCCTTCTTTTGAAGTCCGAATCAAACTTGATGTACCTCAGATTGGTAACCTAAGGTTGTTTTGGAGTTATGATTGGTGGAGATCGGATTGGTCTGATATCGTGCGGGTAAGGGACTTGTTGCTGAAACTCTTTTTAAGGGACGGATCGGTGGTGCGGCAAACGCAGGTTGCAATCTCCCAGAAGCCAAGTTCTCTAGATCGATTCTCTGTTCGTCCTCAAGGTTTCGGTTCTACTTCAATGGTGTCCGCAGGCGGTGGGGGTGACAAAGGGATCATCAAGGCGATGATTACCCACCCGAAGCCGTCTGAGGAGGCTCTGATTGTGCCGACGAACAAATCCTTAGTTCTGCAGGATTCGATGGTGAGAACAGATTTGCCACCCGGAGCAAAAGTGGATCCCAAAGTGAAGACTATTGTGCAGAGATTGTTGTCAACGTTAGAGCATGAAGGGGCTAGATCCCAATCCTAGCCACAGGGACTAGAGGCCTTTACATAAGGGGAAATTGAAGGGGAAGAAGATAAGGTGGTTGAAGTGAATATTGAGGAAGAGGAGTTGAAGCAGGCAGGGCAGTGAACAATGTTGGCTCGTTTCTACTCTCTTAAAGTGCCGAAACAGAGTGCTCTCTTTGATGACATGGGTCGAGCGTGGAGGCTGCGGTCTGATATGAGCTATAAGTCCCTACGTGATAACCTGTTTATCATTACATTCAGCACGGAAGGGGATTATAACTTTGTTCTCCAAGGGGGGGGGGTCCCTGGCTACACAAAGGAGATGCTTTATTGGTAGCTGCTTTTCCTGACATGCCCCTCAAAAGTTCCATTGGAAGTGGTTCCTATATGGATCAGAATATACGATCTTCCGTTAGCCCTGATGATAAAAGCTAGAGGTCAGTTGTATGGCAGTCGGTTTGGTCATGTGAGGAAGGTTGATGTGGAAGAGGATGGTCGCAATAGGCATGATTTCTTCCGTATTCGTGTGGACTTGCCAGTGAAGAAGCCTTTGAAATCCAAGCTAGCAATAAAAATCAATGCCCAGGGCACTGAAGTAGTCATACGGTTCGATGTTCGTTACAAGTGGATTCCATACTTTTGCTTCTGCTGTGGTTTTATTGGACACTCGGATAAGGATTGTGAGAAAAAGGTTGCTAACAGTGATGCCCCCTACCAGTTCTCTGAAGAATTGCGGTGCTCCTTGCTGAAGGCATATGAGAGGAAGGTTAGCAAAGTCAAAGCAACGCATTCTACCATTGTACCTCGTAAGCTAGTTTTTCGGGGTGCAGGGAGTGCAAACTCCTCTTCGTCCAGGAATGCTCAGGAGGAGAAGTG
This window encodes:
- the LOC4338327 gene encoding uncharacterized protein codes for the protein MESFSNLLWKSAGATPAIRLSREESGSDTRLNSALGFFVFFLRTICNSWKDIHGPEGFSPSFEVRIKLDVPQIGNLRLFWSYDWWRSDWSDIVRVRDLLLKLFLRDGSVVRQTQVAISQKPSSLDRFSVRPQGFGSTSMVSAGGGGDKGIIKAMITHPKPSEEALIVPTNKSLVLQDSMVRTDLPPGAKVDPKVKTIVQRLLSTLEHEGARSQS